From Gemmatimonadaceae bacterium:
ATGAAAGTGGCGGGGACTTCTATAGGGTACCGCCGCGCGCGCGGCTCCGCTAGCACCGTGCCGCGGTCCTTAGAGGTCCGCCACCACCACCGCGCTATTGCTCATCCCGCGCCGATGCGGACTCGGTTCGCCGCTCACCAATTCATGCAACTCGCGCCGGCGCAGATCGAGATGATAGTGCGTCCCCACGATGCCGACGCGCAGATGCGACAGCGTGAGCTGGCGCCCCTTCTCGAGATCCCCCGCATTGTCGAAGCGCACGGTATCTCGCCCGTCCACGAACGTCACGCCGCCCGCCCCCACGACTTCGCCGACGCCGTCGTGCACGACGAGCGCCGTGTCTTCATCGATGCCGAGTCCAAACAACTGCGTGTTCGACGCGACGACGAGAAACAGACGCTGTAGACGGCGTCGTTGCGAGAAGTGCGTGTCGATGATCGCATCGTGGCCGAGCAATCCGAAGCCCGGTCCGATGTACTGCTCGACGAGGTTGCCTTCTTCGTCCATCTCGCCGCCGGCCATCGTGAGCTGGCTCAACGCCGCGGCGCCCGCGCTCGTCCCGCAGATCGTGCCGCCGCGCATGAACAGCTCGCGCATCGCCGCGCACGTCTTCGTTCCGCTCAATGACGTGACCAGCTTCACCTGGTCGCCGCCGCCGAGAAATACGCCTTGCGCCTCGTCGATCATGCGCGCGATGCGCGCGTCGACGTCTTCACGTGCCTCGAAAATCGGAATGTCCACGTTCCGCACGCCGATGTGATTGAACGCGCCCTTCCAATACGCCGCGGCGTCGACCGCTTCGCCGCTCGCCGTCGTCAATCCGACGATGCGCGCCCCATTGGCCGCGCCGGTCGCGTCGATGAAGGATCGCATCGCGTGGCCGTGCGGTGTCGCGGCGCCGCCGATCAGAATCAGCGTGCCGTCGCTCCCTTGCTCGGATGCGGCCGGAACGTCGACCGGTTCGTCGACGCGGGGAACGCCGT
This genomic window contains:
- a CDS encoding cyanophycinase; amino-acid sequence: MRERHEKRENGVPRVDEPVDVPAASEQGSDGTLILIGGAATPHGHAMRSFIDATGAANGARIVGLTTASGEAVDAAAYWKGAFNHIGVRNVDIPIFEAREDVDARIARMIDEAQGVFLGGGDQVKLVTSLSGTKTCAAMRELFMRGGTICGTSAGAAALSQLTMAGGEMDEEGNLVEQYIGPGFGLLGHDAIIDTHFSQRRRLQRLFLVVASNTQLFGLGIDEDTALVVHDGVGEVVGAGGVTFVDGRDTVRFDNAGDLEKGRQLTLSHLRVGIVGTHYHLDLRRRELHELVSGEPSPHRRGMSNSAVVVADL